In Rhizobium sp. ARZ01, a genomic segment contains:
- the cysN gene encoding sulfate adenylyltransferase subunit CysN, which yields MTASATATVIAFPAPEAERVTRDSRPLRLITCGSVDDGKSTLIGRLLWDTKAVKEDQAATLKRDSSGKQNDLGLPDFALLLDGLQAEREQGITIDVAYRYFSTDRRSFIVADTPGHEQYTRNMATGASTADLAVLLVDARVGLLEQTRRHATIATLMGIRQFVLAVNKIDLTGYDRTRFEEISHEFRELALSLGVKQVTAIPVSALKGENVVYDGRASMPWYEGPTLVETLEKATVRSNQTVGFRLPVQRVSRPGESFRGYQGTVAGGAVKPGDSVVVLPSGMIANVKQIVTFDLVRNAAVAGDAITLVLDRQVDVSRGDMIVSLDSQPMTGRKFDAQIVALQPDGIEPGKRYWLKSGSRRQRVTVAPTSQLDLKSGKWSAIETLSMNAIGKVALTFDEQAIFDTYEQNRTTGAFILIDPDTHNTVAGGMITGRHSELGGIHKDDERVVLSLPADLAEKLMATAIFSERRHDAEVRHTSAGRAAELLSELDG from the coding sequence ATGACCGCATCCGCCACCGCAACCGTCATCGCCTTTCCGGCCCCCGAAGCCGAGCGTGTTACGCGCGACTCGCGCCCGCTGCGGCTCATAACCTGCGGCAGCGTCGATGACGGCAAATCGACGCTGATTGGCCGCCTGCTCTGGGACACCAAGGCGGTCAAGGAAGACCAGGCCGCGACGCTGAAGCGTGATTCCTCCGGCAAGCAGAACGATCTCGGCCTGCCAGATTTCGCGCTATTGCTCGACGGTCTCCAGGCCGAGCGCGAACAGGGCATCACCATCGACGTGGCCTATCGCTACTTCTCGACCGACCGCCGCTCCTTCATCGTCGCCGACACGCCCGGCCATGAGCAGTACACCCGCAACATGGCGACCGGCGCCTCGACGGCCGACCTCGCCGTGCTGTTGGTGGATGCCCGCGTCGGCCTCCTTGAACAGACGCGCCGGCACGCCACCATCGCGACGTTGATGGGCATCCGTCAGTTCGTGCTGGCCGTCAACAAGATCGACCTGACCGGCTATGACCGCACCCGCTTCGAGGAGATCAGCCACGAGTTCAGGGAACTGGCGCTGTCGCTCGGCGTCAAGCAGGTCACCGCCATCCCTGTCTCGGCGCTGAAGGGCGAGAACGTCGTCTATGACGGCCGCGCCTCCATGCCCTGGTACGAAGGGCCGACGCTGGTCGAGACGCTGGAGAAGGCGACGGTCCGCTCCAACCAGACCGTCGGCTTCCGCCTGCCAGTGCAGCGCGTCTCGCGCCCGGGCGAAAGCTTCCGCGGCTATCAGGGCACGGTCGCCGGCGGCGCGGTCAAACCCGGCGACAGCGTCGTTGTGCTGCCGTCCGGCATGATCGCCAATGTCAAGCAGATCGTTACCTTCGACCTCGTGCGCAATGCCGCCGTCGCCGGCGATGCGATCACGCTGGTGCTCGACCGCCAGGTCGACGTTTCGCGCGGCGACATGATCGTCTCGCTCGACAGCCAGCCGATGACGGGGCGCAAGTTCGACGCCCAGATCGTCGCGCTGCAGCCCGACGGCATCGAACCGGGCAAGCGCTACTGGCTGAAGAGCGGCAGCCGCCGCCAGCGCGTGACCGTCGCTCCGACAAGCCAGCTCGATCTCAAGTCTGGCAAGTGGAGCGCCATCGAGACACTGTCGATGAACGCGATCGGCAAGGTGGCGCTGACCTTCGACGAGCAGGCGATCTTCGACACCTACGAGCAGAACCGCACGACCGGCGCCTTCATCCTGATCGACCCCGACACCCACAACACGGTTGCCGGCGGCATGATCACCGGGCGGCATTCCGAGCTCGGCGGCATCCACAAGGACGACGAACGGGTTGTCCTGTCGCTGCCGGCCGATCTCGCCGAAAAGCTGATGGCGACCGCGATCTTTTCCGAGCGTCGCCACGATGCCGAGGTACGCCACACAAGCGCCGGCAGAGCAGCCGAGCTGCTGTCCGAACTAGACGGATAG
- the cysD gene encoding sulfate adenylyltransferase subunit CysD, protein MSDIRNEAEAKGATAAKPPLDPHLKALENEAIHIFREVAAEFERPVMLYSIGKDSSVLLHLARKAFHPGRVPFPLLHVNTGWKFAEMIAFRDEIVESYDLDLIEHVNPRGAAENVTPFTHGSARYTDIMKTEALRQALDSGKYDAAFGGARRDEEASRAKERIYSFRTPDHRWDPRNQRPELWNVYNGMINKGESVRAFPLSNWTEVDIWRYIQAENIPIVPLYFAEKRPYVERDGMMILAEDPRLEMLPGETRQEGLIRFRTLGCFPLTGAIRSTATTLDEIISELETATVSERQGRAIDRDQSGSMEKKKREGYF, encoded by the coding sequence ATGTCCGATATCCGCAACGAGGCGGAGGCCAAGGGCGCAACCGCCGCCAAGCCACCGCTCGATCCGCATCTCAAGGCGCTCGAAAACGAAGCCATCCATATCTTCCGCGAGGTTGCCGCCGAATTCGAACGGCCGGTGATGCTTTACTCGATCGGCAAGGATAGCTCTGTCCTTCTGCACTTGGCGCGCAAGGCCTTCCATCCGGGCCGCGTCCCCTTCCCGCTTCTGCACGTCAACACCGGCTGGAAATTCGCCGAGATGATCGCCTTTCGCGACGAGATCGTGGAGAGCTACGATCTCGACCTGATCGAGCACGTCAACCCGCGCGGGGCGGCGGAGAACGTCACCCCGTTCACGCACGGCTCGGCCCGCTACACCGACATCATGAAGACTGAGGCGCTGCGCCAGGCGCTCGACTCCGGAAAGTATGACGCCGCCTTCGGCGGTGCGCGCCGCGACGAGGAAGCCTCGCGCGCCAAGGAACGCATCTACTCGTTCCGCACGCCTGACCATCGCTGGGATCCGCGCAACCAGCGCCCGGAACTCTGGAACGTCTACAACGGCATGATCAACAAGGGCGAGAGCGTGCGCGCCTTCCCGCTCTCCAACTGGACCGAAGTCGACATCTGGCGCTACATCCAGGCCGAGAACATCCCGATCGTTCCCCTTTATTTCGCTGAGAAGCGCCCGTACGTCGAGCGCGACGGCATGATGATCCTCGCCGAAGATCCCCGCCTTGAAATGCTTCCCGGCGAGACCAGGCAGGAGGGCCTGATCCGCTTCCGCACGCTTGGCTGCTTCCCGCTGACCGGCGCCATCCGCTCCACCGCCACGACGCTCGACGAGATCATTTCCGAGCTCGAAACCGCAACCGTTTCCGAACGCCAGGGCCGCGCCATCGACCGCGACCAGTCCGGGTCCATGGAAAAGAAGAAGCGCGAAGGGTATTTCTGA
- a CDS encoding calcium-binding protein, with translation MAITITAYDTDKNGTGVDVLSYLSRFDATFVPSGRGQFSGADGMSGKQYALFDAKATGLVFDAGKTNWAYDINTHQVTGSLSALRFGTSTKLDAASRTFKQTTDLKISGLGLENATDANALRASLSAADTKGLLDLLKKNSINFVGSTGKDVFKSFDKNDVLNGGAGDDTLFGQGGNDTVKGGTENDKLYGGTGNDVLYGEAGNDAINGESGNDTINGGAGADKFDGGAGIDTASYAGATNGVVANLAKASLNTNDAKGDTYVSIENLTGSSYADKLYGNSAANTINGGSGNDALDGGAGNDMLIGGAGADKLNGGAGTDTASYAGATKGVVASLAKVSLNSNDAKGDTYVSIENLTGSSYADKLYGNSAANTINGGSGNDALDGGAGNDTLIGGAGADKLNGGAGTDTASYTGATKGVVASLAKISANTNDAKGDTYVSIENLTGSSYADKLTGNSGANKINGGKGNDTLTGGGGADDFVFAKGYGKDTITDFQNNIDDIDLRSYGFSSVSSVLKKAAQVGTDVHIKISSTDIIVLDDFKLKDLDASDFLL, from the coding sequence ATGGCGATCACGATTACCGCCTACGATACCGACAAGAATGGCACCGGTGTCGATGTTCTCAGCTATCTCAGCAGATTCGATGCGACCTTCGTCCCGAGTGGCCGGGGTCAGTTTTCCGGAGCTGACGGCATGTCCGGCAAGCAGTACGCCCTTTTCGACGCCAAGGCGACGGGGCTCGTCTTCGATGCGGGCAAGACCAACTGGGCCTACGATATCAACACCCATCAGGTGACGGGGTCTCTCAGCGCATTACGCTTCGGCACGAGCACGAAGCTCGATGCCGCAAGCCGTACCTTCAAGCAGACGACCGATTTGAAGATCAGCGGCCTTGGCCTGGAAAACGCCACCGATGCCAACGCGCTGCGCGCCAGTCTGTCGGCGGCGGACACCAAGGGGCTGCTCGATCTCTTGAAGAAGAACAGCATCAACTTTGTCGGTAGCACCGGCAAGGACGTGTTCAAGAGCTTCGACAAGAATGACGTGCTGAACGGTGGCGCCGGCGACGACACGCTCTTTGGTCAAGGCGGCAACGACACCGTCAAGGGCGGCACGGAAAATGACAAGCTCTATGGCGGTACCGGCAATGATGTGCTGTACGGTGAGGCCGGCAACGACGCGATCAACGGCGAGTCCGGCAATGACACGATCAACGGCGGTGCGGGCGCGGACAAGTTCGATGGTGGCGCGGGAATCGACACGGCATCCTACGCTGGTGCGACGAACGGCGTTGTCGCCAACCTCGCCAAGGCATCGCTCAACACCAACGATGCGAAGGGCGACACCTACGTGTCGATCGAGAACCTGACCGGTTCGAGCTACGCCGACAAGCTTTACGGCAACAGCGCTGCTAACACGATAAACGGCGGCAGCGGCAACGACGCACTCGATGGCGGCGCCGGCAACGACATGCTGATCGGCGGCGCGGGCGCGGACAAGCTCAATGGCGGCGCGGGTACCGACACGGCATCCTATGCCGGTGCGACGAAGGGCGTTGTCGCCAGCCTGGCCAAGGTATCGCTCAACTCCAACGATGCGAAGGGCGACACTTACGTCTCCATTGAGAACCTGACCGGTTCGAGCTACGCCGACAAGCTTTACGGCAACAGCGCTGCTAACACGATAAACGGCGGCAGCGGCAACGACGCACTCGATGGCGGTGCCGGCAACGACACGCTGATCGGCGGTGCTGGTGCGGACAAGCTGAATGGCGGTGCGGGTACCGACACGGCATCCTATACCGGTGCGACGAAGGGCGTTGTCGCCAGCCTTGCCAAGATATCCGCCAACACCAACGATGCGAAGGGCGACACTTACGTCTCCATTGAGAACCTGACCGGTTCGAGCTACGCCGACAAGCTGACGGGGAACAGCGGTGCGAACAAGATCAACGGCGGCAAGGGCAACGACACGCTGACCGGTGGCGGCGGGGCCGACGACTTCGTGTTTGCCAAGGGTTACGGCAAGGACACGATCACGGACTTCCAGAACAACATCGACGATATCGATCTTCGGTCCTATGGTTTTTCGTCGGTCAGTTCGGTTCTGAAAAAGGCCGCGCAGGTGGGAACGGACGTCCACATCAAAATCAGCAGCACCGACATCATCGTCCTTGACGACTTCAAGCTCAAGGATCTCGACGCGAGCGATTTCCTGCTCTGA
- a CDS encoding phosphoadenylyl-sulfate reductase — MASQLETTAKALNRQLEGLDLAGRLALVAGLDGKAVFTTSLGIEDQVITAEIGLNRLSIEVSTLDTGRLFKETSDLIGETEERFGIEIIRFHPSQNDIDDFAARFGMNGFYESVEARHACCGARKLKPLAKALEGASIWITGLRRGQSGNRADTPFAEFDAERNLIKVNPLADWDLEAIRAHVADNAVPVNPLHVRGYPSIGCEPCTRAIKPGEPERAGRWWWENDEKRECGLHVPETAIPSLNSSSL; from the coding sequence ATGGCATCGCAACTTGAAACCACTGCAAAAGCGCTCAACCGGCAGCTCGAAGGGCTCGATCTTGCTGGACGGCTTGCGCTCGTCGCAGGCCTGGACGGCAAGGCGGTCTTCACCACCAGTCTCGGAATTGAGGATCAGGTCATCACGGCCGAGATCGGCCTCAATCGCCTGTCGATCGAGGTGTCGACGCTCGATACCGGTCGGCTCTTCAAGGAAACCTCCGACTTGATCGGCGAAACGGAAGAGCGTTTTGGCATCGAGATCATCCGCTTCCATCCAAGCCAAAACGATATCGACGACTTTGCCGCCCGGTTTGGCATGAACGGCTTCTACGAGAGCGTCGAGGCGCGCCATGCCTGCTGCGGCGCGCGCAAGCTGAAGCCGCTTGCGAAGGCGCTTGAAGGGGCATCCATATGGATCACCGGCCTGCGCCGCGGCCAGTCGGGCAACCGGGCGGACACGCCGTTTGCCGAGTTCGACGCGGAGCGCAACCTCATCAAGGTCAATCCGCTGGCCGACTGGGACCTCGAGGCGATCCGGGCCCATGTGGCCGACAACGCCGTGCCGGTGAATCCGCTGCACGTGCGCGGCTACCCCTCGATCGGCTGCGAGCCCTGCACGCGGGCGATCAAGCCCGGCGAGCCGGAGCGCGCCGGCCGCTGGTGGTGGGAAAACGACGAGAAGCGCGAATGCGGCCTTCACGTTCCCGAGACTGCCATACCCTCGCTCAATTCAAGTTCGCTCTAG